TATAAAAATTAGTGTTTCCATAATGACTCTCCTGTTTTAAAATCTAAGTTTTTTTGCTCTAGTTGTAAAAGTAAGTTACTAACTTCAAATCTTTTATCATATAAGTATTCAAATCTTTTTAACTCTTGTACAACTTTTTTTATTCCAATTAAATTTGCATATTTTAATATTCCACCTTTATAAGCAGGAAAACCAGTTCCTGCAACCATTGCAAAATCTAAAATATCAGCATCTTCAACAATATGTTCTTCTAGACATCTACTAGCTTCATTTATCATTATGAATATACATCTATTTCTTATCTCTTCTTCTGTAACAACTCTAATATCACTTGTGTAGTTATAAATTGATTTATTTTCTACTGTTTGTTTAGTTGTGTAATCATAAAAACCTTTTTTAGTTTTCACTCCAAAAAGTTTCTCTTCATATACTTTTGTTAGAAGATTTGAAATAGGCATTCTTTGACCATATGAATCATTTAATATTTTTGATACATGATGACCTATATCTATTCCTACATTATCTGCAAGAGTAAAAGGTCCCATTGGCATACCAAAATCTTTTAATACTCTATCAATTGTAGTAATATTACTTCCTTCTTCAAGTATAAATGCTGCTTCATTTAAATAAGGAAGAAAAATTCTATTTACTAAAAATCCAGCACAATCTCCTACAACAATAGGCATTTTGCCCATTTTTATAAGTGATTGTTTCATTTTGTTTATATTCTCTTTTGATGTTTTGCTATTAGGAATTATTTCAACTAAAGGCATTTTATTTACTGGATTAAAAAAGTGAATTCCCATAAAATTCTCTTTTCTTTGTAAATTTTTACTCAACTCTTCTATTGAAATTGAAGATGTATTTGAAGCAATTATTGCTTCTTCTTTCATACAACTTTCAAGTTTTTTAAATAGCTCTTCTTTTTGTTCTTTATTTTCAACAATTGCTTCAATTGCTAAATCTATATTTTTTAATCCATCAAAATTTTGTGTATAACTTAAACTGCTTAGTTTTAAATCAACTTGTGCTTGGGTCATTTTTCTTGATTTTAGAAAATATTCATAAAGTTTAGCAACATAACTTATTATATTTTGCGCTTTGTCTAAACTTCTTAGTTTTATTCTAGTTTGTTTTAGGTATTTTGAAAGTAACCAAATTATACCTTTTCCCATTACTCCATTACCAATAACTAAAGAAGTTGAAATTTCATTTGATGTTTTTTCATAATCTTTTTTTATCTTTTCACTTAAGAAAAAAAGTTCAATTAAGTATTTTGATTCTTTTGTTACTGCAAGTTGTGCAAAAGTTGAAGCTTCAACTTTTAGTCCATCTTGGAGATGTTTATCATATGTATCTTTTAAAACTTTTAAAGCTTTATATGGAGCAATAAAATCTTTATTTACTTTTTTTTCTAAATTTTTGTAAGCTTTATTGAAAATAATATTTCTTATAAGTGAAAATCTTTCAATTATGGGTTTAGTTTTTTGCTCTTTTTGTCTTGAATTTCTGATTTTTTGTACAAATTCATCTAATTTATATCTCTCTTGTCCTTCATCAAAATAATCATCAATAAGACTAATTTTATATGCTTTTTTAGAATCAATATTTTTTCCAGTAAGAATTAAATCCATTGCATTTATAAGTCCTATTACTTTAGGAGCTCTTTGTGTTCCTCCCAGTCCAGGAAAAAAACCTAATCTAATTTCTGGAAAAGCAAATTTAGTACTATTTGAAGTAGTTGCAACTCTATATTTGCAAGCTAAAGCTAACTCAAGTCCACCACCTATACAAGCACCATTTATATATGCAATTGTAGGAATATTTAAATTCTCAAGTTTATTAAGTATTGCATCACCTTTCATAAGTGCATTATAAACTTCATCTTCACTTTTAAAAGCTTTTATTTCATTTATATCTGCACCAGCAATAAAAATATTTTTTTTCAAACTTTTTATTATTAGTACTTCTATATCTCTATTTTTATTAATATCATCAAGAATTAAATCTAATTCATGTAATACTTCAAAAGATAGTTTATTTACTTTTTCATCTTTTAAATCAAAGTATAAAGTTGCAATACTTTTTTCTATTTTTAAATTTAAGTTCATACTACACCTCCAGTAAAAAAGATGCACCTTGTCCACCACCAACACAAAGTGTTGCTAGACCTGTTTTAAGGTTTCTTCTTTTTAACTCTTTTAATAAGTGTAAAACAATTCTTGTTCCACTCATACCAACTGGATGACCAAGTGCAATTGCTCCACCATTTACATTTAAAATATTAGGATTAATTTCTCCTAATACTTTTCCATCAAAATGTTGTTTTGCAAACTCCAAAGATTTAAATGCTTCTATATTTGCAATAACTTGTGAGGCAAACGCTTCATTTAGTTCTATTAAATCTATATCTTTTAAAGAAATATTACTCTTTGAAAATAGCTTTTGTGTAGCATAGATTGGACCTAGTCCCATTTTGTTTGGTTCTAAACCAACATAAGTATAATCTTTTACAAATCCTAATGGTTCTAAGTTAAGCTCTTTTGCTTTACTCTCTGTACAAACAATAAGCATGGCAGCACCATCTGAAACCTGAGAAGAGTTTCCTGCTGTTACTGTGCCATGTGAATCAAAAATAGGTCTTAATTTATTTAAGGCTTCTATTGTTTGTTCAAATCTTACTCCATCATCTTCAAATATTTGAGCACTTTTTGAAATAATAGGATGAATTTCCTCTTCAAATATTTTATTTTCAATGGCAAGTTTTGCTTTTTTATGTGAGTTAAGTGCATATTCATCTTGCCGTGTTCTTGATATATTAAATTCATTTGCTAAGTTTTCAGCAGTTTTACCCATTATTTGTCCAGATATAGGATCAGTTAATCCAGAAATAAGTCCAATAATTGGTTTCAAATCTTTTATTTTTAATTTTGTTAATAACTTTAGTTTTGAAGCCATACTTTTATTATTTGAAATTTGAGTTAAAAGATTTTTAAATTCAGTTGTATGAAGTAGGGGAATATTACTCATAGATTCTACTCCACCAACTAAGTATAAATCCCCTTGATTTGTATATATTTTTTCAATTGCACTTGAGATTGATTGCATACCTGATGCACAATTTCTATGTACAGTATATGCAGGAGTTTTTATATTAAAGCCTGCTTTTATAGCAATTACTCTTGCAATATTTGCAGCATGAGTTGGTTGTGCAACATTTCCTATTATTACTTCATCAAATCTATCATAATCTATATTGTTTCTTAAAACTAACTCTTTTGCAATGATACTTCCTAGTTCATCCGCTTGTATATTGTTTAGTTTTCCATAAGCTTTTGCTATTGGACTTCTTAGTCCATCTACAATTACAATTTTCTCTTTCATGGTGAACTCCTAATACATTTTATTTATTACATCTTCATACTTCTTTTCTATATTTACTTTGCTAATTTTCATTGAAGGAGTTAATTCTCCTGTTTGTATTGATATCTCATTTGTTAATATTTTGTACTTAACAACTTTTTGAGCTTTATCCAATTTTTTATTTACTTTTTGAATAGTTTTATCTATTGATTTTACTATGTAGTCTTGATTATAAAACTCCTCAATTGAAAGCTTTTTATTTGATTGATTATAAAAATCTTTATTAATAAAAATCAAGCAAGTTACATATTTTCTATTATTTGCAATTATTGTTGCAAACTCTATAAATCTATTTTTTGTAATTGCTTGTTCAATTTTTAAAGTTGGTACATATTCTCCTGTTGAAGTTTTTACTATATCTTTTAGTCTGCTCTCAACAAAAATATAACCCTCTTCATCAATTCTACCCACATCACCAGTATGAAGCCAACCATTAATAATTGTCTTTTTAGTTAGTTTATCTTGGTTTCTATAACCTTTCATCAATGCTTTTCCTCTTGCTAGAATCTCTTTTTCTTCAGAGAGTTTTACTTCTACACTAGGTAAAGCTTTTCCACAACTTCCTATCCTACTAAATTTTGGTGTATTTGTACAGATAACCGGTGAAAATTCTGTTAAACCATAACCTTGATACAAAGGAATCTTTATATTTATGAAAAATCTATAAATATCTTTATCAAGTGCAGCACCTCCACAAACTAACTGTTTTATTTGTGAACCAAAAATCTCTCTAAATTTACTATAAACTAATTTGTCAAAGATTTTATATATTAGACCTTTGTTGTTAAAAAATGTTGCATACTTAAAAGCTAAAACTCCAAGAAGTCTTAGAAATAGTGGTTTTGAAGAGATGTTTTCTTGTATTTTATTATATATCTTTTCTAAAAGTCTTGGTACTACTGTCATAGTTGTAGGTTTAACTAACTTTAAAAGGTTACTTGTGTTTTCTATCTCATCAACAAAATATATACTCATTCCTTTACTCATATAATAACTCATTACTGTTCTTTCAAATATATGAGCTAAAGGAAGAAGAGAAAGAGCAATTTCTGTTTCATCTAAATAAAAAACTTCATTTATATCTTTTAGTTGTGAAATAATATTTTCATTTGTTAGTTCAACTCCTTTTGGAGTTCCTGTATTTCCACTTGTATAAATTACAGAAAAAATATCACTTTGTTTTGTATGCGTATCACTAAAGTAATCCTGTTCTATTTGGTTATAAATTCTTTCACCTAATACAAATAAAGAATCTAAGCTATGAGTGTTTTTTCTATTTATGTAGAAATTGTGAGTAATATAAGTTACCTCTTTTTTTATCTCTTTAATTCTTTTAGAGCTATCAATAAATACAAAATTAATATTTGAATCTTCTATTTCAAACTCTAAATTCTTTGTAGAGATATTATCAAAGATAGGAACACTAATAGCATCTAATAGATGAATCGCAAAATCAAATATAAGCCAAAAAGGTGAGGGTTTTGCAAATATAGCTATATTATCATCTTTTTTTATACCAATGTGATTTAGAGCTAAAGCTAAATATTTTACTCTTAATTCAAACTCTTTTGTAGAGATATGTACATATTTGTCATTTTCTAAATAGTTTAGAAAAGTGGGGTTTTCATAGTTATTAACTATATGTAAAAATAGTTCATTATATGTTTTGAAGTTGTAAGAAATCATATTGAACCCCTTTTTTTAATATAATATGAAATAATTGTAACATTTAAATTGAAATAAATTCCAAAAAATTAATTTAAATTTATACTTTAAAGAAAAAATAATTATTAACTTCGAATTTAAACTATTTACGCTAATCTAAATTTTTTTTATAAGAAAAAATTAACAATGTACAATAATTGTACATTTGGTACTTTTTAAAAATAAATTGATTTTATAAAACCTTAGTTCAAGATAAAAAAAAATATTTAATAAAGCATTTAAAATAGTCTAAAATACGATTTATGATAAAAATTAGACATCTTATGTACTTTTTTTGTAACTTTTTTTTACATAAGTACAAACTTGTACATAATTTTACAAAAATTGTACATTATGTAAAGGTAACATTATGTTATAC
This genomic window from Arcobacter sp. CECT 8986 contains:
- a CDS encoding 3-hydroxyacyl-CoA dehydrogenase NAD-binding domain-containing protein, producing MNLNLKIEKSIATLYFDLKDEKVNKLSFEVLHELDLILDDINKNRDIEVLIIKSLKKNIFIAGADINEIKAFKSEDEVYNALMKGDAILNKLENLNIPTIAYINGACIGGGLELALACKYRVATTSNSTKFAFPEIRLGFFPGLGGTQRAPKVIGLINAMDLILTGKNIDSKKAYKISLIDDYFDEGQERYKLDEFVQKIRNSRQKEQKTKPIIERFSLIRNIIFNKAYKNLEKKVNKDFIAPYKALKVLKDTYDKHLQDGLKVEASTFAQLAVTKESKYLIELFFLSEKIKKDYEKTSNEISTSLVIGNGVMGKGIIWLLSKYLKQTRIKLRSLDKAQNIISYVAKLYEYFLKSRKMTQAQVDLKLSSLSYTQNFDGLKNIDLAIEAIVENKEQKEELFKKLESCMKEEAIIASNTSSISIEELSKNLQRKENFMGIHFFNPVNKMPLVEIIPNSKTSKENINKMKQSLIKMGKMPIVVGDCAGFLVNRIFLPYLNEAAFILEEGSNITTIDRVLKDFGMPMGPFTLADNVGIDIGHHVSKILNDSYGQRMPISNLLTKVYEEKLFGVKTKKGFYDYTTKQTVENKSIYNYTSDIRVVTEEEIRNRCIFIMINEASRCLEEHIVEDADILDFAMVAGTGFPAYKGGILKYANLIGIKKVVQELKRFEYLYDKRFEVSNLLLQLEQKNLDFKTGESLWKH
- a CDS encoding thiolase family protein yields the protein MKEKIVIVDGLRSPIAKAYGKLNNIQADELGSIIAKELVLRNNIDYDRFDEVIIGNVAQPTHAANIARVIAIKAGFNIKTPAYTVHRNCASGMQSISSAIEKIYTNQGDLYLVGGVESMSNIPLLHTTEFKNLLTQISNNKSMASKLKLLTKLKIKDLKPIIGLISGLTDPISGQIMGKTAENLANEFNISRTRQDEYALNSHKKAKLAIENKIFEEEIHPIISKSAQIFEDDGVRFEQTIEALNKLRPIFDSHGTVTAGNSSQVSDGAAMLIVCTESKAKELNLEPLGFVKDYTYVGLEPNKMGLGPIYATQKLFSKSNISLKDIDLIELNEAFASQVIANIEAFKSLEFAKQHFDGKVLGEINPNILNVNGGAIALGHPVGMSGTRIVLHLLKELKRRNLKTGLATLCVGGGQGASFLLEV
- a CDS encoding AMP-dependent synthetase/ligase, with the protein product MISYNFKTYNELFLHIVNNYENPTFLNYLENDKYVHISTKEFELRVKYLALALNHIGIKKDDNIAIFAKPSPFWLIFDFAIHLLDAISVPIFDNISTKNLEFEIEDSNINFVFIDSSKRIKEIKKEVTYITHNFYINRKNTHSLDSLFVLGERIYNQIEQDYFSDTHTKQSDIFSVIYTSGNTGTPKGVELTNENIISQLKDINEVFYLDETEIALSLLPLAHIFERTVMSYYMSKGMSIYFVDEIENTSNLLKLVKPTTMTVVPRLLEKIYNKIQENISSKPLFLRLLGVLAFKYATFFNNKGLIYKIFDKLVYSKFREIFGSQIKQLVCGGAALDKDIYRFFINIKIPLYQGYGLTEFSPVICTNTPKFSRIGSCGKALPSVEVKLSEEKEILARGKALMKGYRNQDKLTKKTIINGWLHTGDVGRIDEEGYIFVESRLKDIVKTSTGEYVPTLKIEQAITKNRFIEFATIIANNRKYVTCLIFINKDFYNQSNKKLSIEEFYNQDYIVKSIDKTIQKVNKKLDKAQKVVKYKILTNEISIQTGELTPSMKISKVNIEKKYEDVINKMY